Proteins co-encoded in one Psychromonas sp. L1A2 genomic window:
- the nadK gene encoding NAD(+) kinase: MSLNSEQQSQFKTIGLIGKPQHSEALQTLTSLYFFLQAKGHSIIVDIRLADDLELPQIRYEDLVGIGQKCDLAIVVGGDGYMLGAARVLARFDISVIGVNRGNLGFLTDLDPEDFEKPLTEVLEGTYQTENRFLLEAQVYSHGHLKSSSTAVNEAVLHPDKIAHMIEFEVYVNDNFMINQRADGLILSTPTGSTAYSLSGGGPILTPKLDAISLLPMFPHTLNSRPIVIDANSVVRLKIAQSNTTEMQISCDSHVNLSVLPGDEVVIKKTQHKLNLLHPQNYNYFHVLHNKFGWGNKLF, encoded by the coding sequence ATGAGTCTGAATAGTGAGCAACAAAGCCAATTTAAAACCATCGGGTTAATTGGCAAACCACAGCACAGTGAAGCATTACAAACGCTAACTAGTTTATACTTTTTTTTGCAAGCCAAAGGTCATTCAATCATTGTCGATATTCGTCTTGCCGATGACTTAGAATTACCACAAATACGTTATGAAGATTTAGTCGGCATCGGCCAAAAATGTGATTTAGCTATTGTGGTCGGTGGTGATGGCTACATGTTAGGAGCTGCAAGAGTGCTCGCAAGATTCGACATTTCAGTAATTGGAGTTAATCGAGGTAATTTAGGTTTTTTAACAGACTTAGATCCTGAAGACTTTGAAAAGCCGCTAACTGAAGTATTGGAAGGGACCTACCAAACCGAGAACCGTTTTTTATTAGAAGCACAAGTTTACAGTCATGGGCATTTAAAAAGCAGTAGCACAGCGGTTAATGAAGCAGTATTACACCCTGATAAAATTGCGCATATGATTGAATTTGAAGTGTATGTTAATGATAACTTCATGATCAATCAACGTGCAGATGGTTTGATTCTATCCACTCCAACAGGTTCAACAGCTTACTCATTATCAGGAGGCGGCCCAATATTAACACCTAAACTAGATGCAATTAGTTTATTACCCATGTTCCCACATACACTTAACAGCCGCCCTATTGTTATTGATGCCAATAGTGTTGTGCGATTAAAAATAGCGCAATCTAATACAACAGAAATGCAAATTAGCTGCGATAGTCATGTTAACTTATCGGTTTTGCCTGGCGATGAAGTGGTGATTAAAAAGACACAACATAAGTTGAATTTATTACACCCACAAAACTATAACTACTTCCATGTATTACATAATAAATTTGGTTGGGGTAATAAACTTTTTTAA
- the grpE gene encoding nucleotide exchange factor GrpE: MSEEQKKTVEEAIETVLGDEAVEAELVEEVVADKGDDQAALIEELTKKLAAAEEEIKEQKDLVIRAQAFSQNEIRKAGIDAENRRKSVLKTFANALTPVVDHLELAILHADKENETLKPMVDGVQMTLTELLKAISSIGIQQIDPMGEALNPEKHQAMSMQFVEGVEPNQVVAVMQKGYELSGGQVIRPAMVVVSKAAE; encoded by the coding sequence ATGAGTGAAGAACAAAAAAAGACTGTAGAAGAAGCAATTGAAACTGTTTTGGGTGACGAAGCGGTTGAAGCTGAGTTAGTAGAAGAAGTAGTTGCAGACAAAGGCGATGATCAAGCGGCTTTGATTGAAGAGTTAACTAAAAAGCTAGCGGCAGCTGAAGAAGAAATTAAAGAGCAAAAAGATCTTGTGATCCGTGCTCAAGCATTCTCTCAAAACGAAATTCGTAAAGCGGGTATTGATGCAGAGAATCGTCGTAAATCAGTATTAAAAACATTTGCTAATGCATTAACACCTGTTGTTGATCATTTAGAATTAGCAATTCTGCACGCTGATAAAGAAAATGAAACGCTGAAACCTATGGTTGACGGTGTTCAAATGACATTAACTGAATTACTGAAAGCAATTTCAAGTATCGGTATTCAACAAATTGATCCAATGGGTGAAGCATTAAACCCTGAAAAGCATCAAGCAATGAGCATGCAGTTTGTTGAAGGCGTTGAACCTAACCAAGTTGTTGCTGTAATGCAAAAAGGCTATGAATTAAGCGGTGGTCAAGTTATTCGTCCTGCAATGGTTGTGGTTTCAAAAGCCGCTGAGTAA
- the dnaK gene encoding molecular chaperone DnaK: MGKIIGIDLGTTNSCVSVLDGDVAKIIENAEGERTTPSIIAYAEDGEILVGQPAKRQSVTNPQNTLFAIKRLIGRRFEDEEVQRDIKIMPYKIVKADNGDAWVEARGNKMAPPQISAEVLKKMKKTAEDYLGEKVSGAVITVPAYFNDAQRQATKDAGRIAGLDVKRIINEPTAAAFAYGVNNSKGDSVVAVYDLGGGTFDISIIEIDEVDGEKTFEVLATNGDTHLGGEDFDNRLINFLVKEFQKDQNFDLTKDPLAMQRVKEAAEKAKIELSSAQQTDINLPYITADASGPKHLNIKVTRSKLESLVEDMIKATLEPLRIALKDADLSVGDIDDVILVGGQTRMPLVQATVAEFFGKAARKDVNPDEAVAMGAAIQGAVLSGDKTDVLLLDVTPLSLGIETMGGVLTKVIEKNTTIPTKQSQTFSTAEDNQSAVTIHILQGERKRAADNKSLGQFNLEGIRAATRGAPQIEVTFDMDADGILHVSAKDKDTNQEQKITIKSSSGLSDEEIEKMVNDAEANADADKKFEEVVTARNQADALVHATKKQIEEAGDALPADEKEKIEAALAELETASKGEDKAEIEAKTQALAEASQKLGEIAQQKAQAGEAGAEQPEAQAKQDDDIVDAEFEEVKDEKK, from the coding sequence ATGGGTAAAATTATCGGTATTGATTTAGGTACTACAAATTCATGTGTTTCTGTATTGGATGGTGATGTAGCTAAAATTATTGAAAATGCAGAAGGTGAGCGCACAACTCCTTCGATCATTGCTTATGCAGAAGATGGCGAAATATTAGTAGGTCAACCTGCTAAACGTCAATCTGTTACTAATCCGCAAAACACTCTATTTGCTATTAAACGTCTTATCGGTCGTCGCTTTGAAGACGAAGAAGTACAACGTGATATTAAAATCATGCCTTACAAAATCGTAAAAGCTGATAACGGTGATGCATGGGTTGAAGCGCGTGGAAACAAAATGGCTCCACCGCAAATCTCTGCTGAAGTGTTGAAAAAAATGAAAAAAACAGCTGAAGATTACCTAGGCGAAAAAGTATCTGGTGCTGTAATTACTGTACCTGCTTACTTTAATGATGCACAACGTCAAGCAACTAAAGATGCTGGTCGTATCGCTGGTCTTGATGTTAAACGTATCATCAATGAGCCAACGGCTGCTGCATTCGCATACGGTGTTAATAACTCTAAAGGCGACAGCGTTGTTGCTGTATACGACTTAGGTGGTGGTACTTTCGATATCTCAATCATTGAAATCGATGAAGTAGATGGCGAAAAAACATTTGAAGTACTAGCAACTAATGGTGATACACACTTAGGTGGTGAAGATTTCGATAACCGTCTAATTAACTTCTTAGTTAAAGAGTTCCAAAAAGACCAAAACTTCGATCTAACTAAAGATCCACTTGCAATGCAACGTGTTAAAGAAGCAGCTGAAAAAGCAAAAATCGAGCTTTCTTCTGCACAACAAACTGATATCAACCTGCCTTACATCACTGCAGATGCATCAGGTCCTAAACATTTAAACATTAAAGTAACGCGTTCTAAATTAGAGTCTTTAGTTGAAGATATGATTAAAGCAACACTTGAGCCTTTACGTATTGCGCTTAAAGATGCTGATTTGTCTGTTGGCGATATCGATGACGTTATCTTAGTTGGTGGCCAAACACGTATGCCTTTAGTGCAAGCAACTGTTGCTGAATTCTTTGGTAAAGCGGCTCGTAAAGATGTTAACCCTGATGAAGCTGTTGCAATGGGTGCTGCGATTCAAGGTGCTGTACTTTCAGGTGACAAAACTGACGTTCTATTATTAGACGTTACACCGTTATCTTTAGGTATCGAAACAATGGGTGGCGTATTAACGAAAGTTATCGAGAAAAATACAACTATCCCAACTAAACAGTCACAAACGTTCTCTACTGCTGAAGATAACCAAAGTGCGGTAACAATTCACATTCTTCAAGGTGAGCGTAAACGTGCTGCAGATAACAAATCTCTAGGTCAATTTAACCTTGAAGGTATTCGTGCTGCAACGCGCGGTGCACCACAAATCGAAGTTACTTTCGATATGGATGCTGATGGTATTTTGCATGTATCTGCTAAAGATAAAGATACAAACCAAGAACAAAAAATTACGATTAAATCAAGCTCAGGTCTATCTGACGAAGAGATTGAAAAAATGGTAAATGATGCTGAAGCAAATGCTGATGCAGATAAAAAGTTTGAAGAAGTCGTTACTGCACGTAACCAAGCTGATGCTTTAGTTCATGCAACTAAGAAACAAATCGAAGAAGCTGGCGATGCACTACCTGCTGACGAAAAAGAGAAAATTGAAGCTGCACTAGCTGAACTTGAAACTGCGTCTAAAGGCGAAGATAAAGCTGAAATCGAAGCTAAAACTCAAGCGCTTGCTGAAGCATCTCAAAAACTAGGTGAGATTGCTCAACAGAAAGCACAAGCTGGTGAAGCAGGTGCAGAGCAACCTGAAGCACAAGCTAAGCAAGATGATGATATCGTTGATGCTGAGTTTGAAGAAGTAAAAGACGAGAAAAAATAA
- the dnaJ gene encoding molecular chaperone DnaJ: protein MSKRDCYEVLGLGRDATEKEVKKAYKRLAMKYHPDRTKGDDALEEKFKEVKEAYEILSDPQKKAAFDQYGHDGVNQQGHGGGGFGGGGFDDIFGDIFGGGRRGGGQQRAQQGSDLRYNMELTLEEAVKGISKEIQIPTLVHCEQCNGSGAKKGTESKTCGTCHGQGQVQMRQGFFAVNQTCPTCRGKGKIITDPCNKCHGEGRYERSKTLSVKIPAGVDTGDRIRLSGEGEAGEQGAPAGDLYVQMNVRPHDVFERDGNDLYCEVPISFTEAALGGEIEVPTLDGRVKLKIPAETQTGRMFRMRNKGVKSVRSHSTGDLMCKVTVETPVKLSIKQKELLKEFESSLCSSSSKKHKPKSEGFLNSLKTFFDDISK, encoded by the coding sequence ATGTCTAAACGAGATTGTTATGAAGTACTTGGTTTAGGCCGAGATGCGACAGAAAAAGAAGTTAAAAAAGCTTATAAACGCTTAGCGATGAAGTACCATCCAGACCGTACCAAAGGCGATGATGCGCTAGAAGAAAAGTTCAAGGAAGTAAAAGAAGCTTACGAAATTCTTAGCGATCCTCAAAAGAAAGCGGCATTTGATCAATATGGTCATGATGGTGTTAATCAACAAGGTCACGGTGGTGGTGGTTTTGGTGGTGGTGGTTTTGACGATATATTCGGAGATATCTTTGGTGGTGGGCGCCGTGGCGGTGGCCAACAACGTGCGCAACAAGGTTCTGATCTACGCTACAATATGGAGTTGACATTAGAAGAGGCCGTTAAAGGTATCTCTAAAGAGATCCAAATTCCTACTTTAGTACATTGTGAGCAGTGTAATGGTTCTGGTGCTAAAAAAGGAACTGAATCTAAAACCTGTGGTACGTGTCATGGCCAAGGCCAAGTGCAAATGCGTCAAGGTTTCTTTGCGGTTAACCAAACCTGTCCTACATGTCGCGGTAAAGGTAAAATCATCACTGACCCATGTAACAAGTGTCATGGTGAAGGCCGTTACGAACGCAGTAAAACATTATCAGTTAAAATTCCTGCAGGCGTTGATACTGGCGACCGTATCCGTTTAAGCGGTGAAGGCGAAGCTGGAGAGCAAGGTGCACCAGCAGGTGACTTGTACGTACAAATGAATGTACGTCCACATGATGTGTTTGAGCGTGATGGTAATGACTTATATTGTGAAGTACCGATTAGCTTTACAGAAGCGGCGTTGGGCGGTGAAATTGAAGTCCCTACATTAGATGGACGTGTGAAGCTTAAAATCCCTGCTGAAACGCAAACAGGACGTATGTTCCGTATGCGTAATAAAGGCGTTAAGTCAGTACGTAGCCATTCTACAGGTGACTTGATGTGTAAAGTGACCGTAGAAACACCGGTTAAGTTATCAATCAAGCAAAAAGAATTGTTGAAAGAGTTTGAAAGTTCTTTATGTTCAAGCAGCAGTAAAAAGCATAAACCTAAATCTGAAGGTTTTTTGAATAGTTTGAAAACATTCTTTGATGACATAAGTAAGTAA
- the uvrY gene encoding UvrY/SirA/GacA family response regulator transcription factor: protein MINILLVDDHELVRTGISRIIDDVRGMKVIGEAESGEDAVKWCRSNEPDVILMDINMPGIGGLDAMHKILRINEDIKIIMLTMHTENPFPTKVMQAGAAGYLSKGACPDEVLNAIRIVNSGQRYLAPEIAQQMALSQLSPSDEDPFRVLSERELQIMMMITKGQRVVDISEQLSLSSKTVNSYRYRLFDKLGVQGDVELTHLAIRYGMLDADTL from the coding sequence GTGATAAATATCCTGCTGGTCGATGACCATGAATTAGTTCGTACAGGGATAAGCCGTATCATTGATGATGTTCGAGGCATGAAAGTAATTGGCGAAGCTGAAAGCGGAGAAGACGCTGTTAAGTGGTGCCGCAGTAATGAGCCAGACGTAATCTTAATGGATATTAATATGCCTGGTATCGGTGGACTTGATGCAATGCATAAGATTTTGCGCATTAATGAAGATATTAAAATCATTATGCTAACGATGCATACTGAAAATCCATTTCCAACCAAAGTAATGCAAGCAGGGGCGGCTGGCTATTTAAGCAAAGGGGCCTGTCCTGATGAAGTGTTGAATGCAATTCGTATTGTGAATTCTGGGCAACGTTATTTAGCGCCTGAAATCGCACAGCAAATGGCATTGTCACAATTGTCACCAAGTGATGAAGATCCATTCCGAGTATTATCGGAACGTGAACTACAGATCATGATGATGATAACCAAAGGACAACGTGTTGTTGATATTTCAGAGCAACTAAGTCTAAGCTCTAAAACGGTCAATAGTTACCGTTACCGTTTATTTGATAAGTTAGGTGTACAAGGCGATGTTGAATTAACCCACCTTGCTATCCGTTACGGCATGTTAGATGCAGATACGCTCTAA
- the uvrC gene encoding excinuclease ABC subunit UvrC → MIKFNSDAFLKTVTSEPGVYRMFDDTDTIIYIGKAKNLKKRLASYFSLTQKHPKTLALVSHIVRIEVTITHTETEALILEHNFIKQHKPKYNVLLRDDKSYPYLFLSDHKHPQLTLVRSQNKKRKGTYFGPYPSGGAVRESLHLMQKLFPIRQCEDSYYKNRSRPCLQYQLKRCLGPCVNAMPEQEYTHQVELATAFLQGKSQHVIEQLVTEMETASNTLEFEKAAVRRDQIQSLKKVQEQQWVSGEVEQLDVLGFAYQHGVASIHMLFIRQGRVLGSRNYFPKVPKNSSQEEVLSSFLSQFYLSGQNGRAIPREILLTDDFADREIFEELFSEHSGYKTKLKITMRGERSRFTKLAKTNANIALSTHLSQQKSILQRYNLLEEKLELTQPIKRMECYDISHMMGEKTVASCVVFNREGAKKSDYRRFNITGITPGDDYAAMGQVLARRFKDLQSAETTPDIIFIDGGLGQLNQAENIISSLEHNFPEKYPLLIGIAKGVARKAGEETLILADSHEILEMNSDSPALHLIQQIRDESHRFAIMGHRQQRDKVRRTSTLEGIAGVGAKRRQMLLNHFGGLQGVKSASVDELAKLNGISKSLAETINEALNH, encoded by the coding sequence ATGATCAAATTTAACTCTGATGCTTTTCTAAAAACAGTAACAAGCGAACCTGGTGTTTACCGAATGTTCGACGATACAGATACCATCATCTATATCGGTAAAGCTAAAAACCTTAAAAAGCGTTTAGCGAGTTACTTTAGTCTTACCCAGAAACACCCTAAAACATTAGCACTCGTTAGCCATATTGTACGTATTGAAGTGACGATTACGCATACGGAAACAGAAGCGTTAATACTTGAACATAACTTCATTAAGCAACATAAACCCAAATATAATGTACTACTACGTGATGATAAATCTTACCCTTATCTGTTTTTAAGCGATCATAAACATCCTCAGCTGACGTTAGTTCGTTCACAAAACAAAAAGCGTAAAGGTACTTACTTTGGGCCTTATCCAAGTGGTGGGGCAGTACGTGAAAGCCTGCATTTAATGCAAAAACTGTTTCCTATACGTCAATGCGAAGATAGTTATTATAAAAATCGTTCACGTCCTTGCCTACAGTATCAATTAAAACGCTGTTTAGGTCCTTGTGTTAATGCCATGCCAGAACAGGAATATACACACCAAGTGGAATTAGCGACTGCATTTTTACAAGGTAAAAGTCAGCATGTTATAGAGCAGTTAGTAACTGAAATGGAAACGGCTAGTAATACATTAGAATTTGAAAAAGCAGCGGTAAGGCGAGATCAAATTCAATCACTGAAAAAAGTACAAGAGCAGCAATGGGTCAGTGGTGAAGTTGAACAGTTAGATGTATTAGGTTTTGCTTATCAGCATGGTGTGGCGAGTATCCACATGTTATTTATTCGCCAAGGGCGAGTATTAGGTAGTCGTAATTACTTCCCTAAAGTGCCTAAAAATAGTTCTCAAGAAGAAGTGCTTAGTAGCTTCTTAAGCCAATTTTATTTATCAGGACAAAACGGTAGAGCTATTCCTAGAGAAATTTTATTAACCGATGACTTTGCGGATCGTGAGATATTTGAGGAGTTGTTCTCTGAGCACAGCGGTTATAAAACTAAACTTAAAATAACCATGCGTGGCGAGCGTTCACGTTTTACTAAATTAGCAAAAACCAATGCAAATATTGCATTAAGCACCCATTTGAGTCAGCAAAAATCAATTCTACAACGTTATAACTTGCTAGAAGAAAAACTTGAATTAACTCAACCGATCAAACGTATGGAATGTTATGACATCTCACACATGATGGGCGAAAAAACCGTGGCATCCTGTGTGGTATTCAATCGAGAAGGCGCTAAAAAGTCAGATTATCGTCGATTTAATATTACAGGCATTACGCCAGGTGACGATTATGCGGCAATGGGGCAAGTACTCGCTAGACGTTTTAAAGATTTACAAAGTGCAGAAACAACACCAGATATTATCTTTATCGATGGTGGGCTAGGGCAACTGAATCAAGCAGAAAATATCATTAGCTCGCTTGAACATAATTTCCCTGAGAAATACCCGTTATTGATTGGTATCGCTAAAGGTGTTGCACGAAAAGCGGGTGAAGAAACGTTGATCTTAGCGGATAGTCATGAAATTTTAGAAATGAATAGTGATTCACCTGCATTACATCTTATCCAGCAAATACGTGATGAATCACATCGCTTTGCCATTATGGGCCATCGCCAACAACGAGACAAAGTAAGACGAACCAGTACCTTAGAAGGGATTGCTGGCGTTGGCGCTAAACGACGTCAAATGCTACTCAATCATTTTGGAGGGTTACAAGGGGTGAAGTCGGCTAGTGTTGATGAATTAGCTAAGTTGAACGGCATAAGCAAAAGTTTAGCTGAAACTATTAACGAAGCACTGAATCATTAA
- the pgsA gene encoding CDP-diacylglycerol--glycerol-3-phosphate 3-phosphatidyltransferase, producing MLNIPNILTSFRILLIPVFVVIFYLPAEWSAPAAAFIFWLAGITDWLDGYLARRLNQQTAFGAFLDPVADKIMVAVALVMIVEHYAVIWITVPAMIMICREIIISALREWMAELGERGIVAVSWIGKVKTASQMLALFLLIWQYSPVMEWVGFIFLYVATALTLWSMIVYLKAAWPLLKKSNESKVD from the coding sequence ATGCTTAACATTCCCAATATACTGACTAGTTTTCGAATTCTTTTGATCCCCGTGTTTGTGGTTATATTTTACCTGCCAGCAGAATGGTCAGCACCTGCTGCGGCATTTATTTTTTGGCTCGCTGGTATAACAGATTGGTTAGATGGTTATTTAGCTCGTCGTTTAAATCAACAAACTGCTTTTGGTGCATTTTTAGATCCCGTTGCGGATAAAATAATGGTCGCAGTGGCATTAGTCATGATCGTTGAACATTATGCGGTTATTTGGATAACCGTTCCTGCCATGATTATGATTTGCCGTGAAATTATTATCTCAGCACTACGAGAGTGGATGGCTGAATTAGGTGAAAGAGGTATTGTTGCTGTTTCTTGGATCGGTAAAGTGAAAACAGCATCACAAATGTTAGCGCTATTTTTATTAATTTGGCAATATTCACCTGTAATGGAATGGGTAGGTTTTATTTTCTTATATGTTGCTACTGCATTAACATTATGGTCGATGATAGTTTATTTAAAAGCAGCATGGCCTTTGCTAAAAAAGAGCAATGAAAGCAAAGTAGATTAA